The Actinomyces wuliandei genome contains the following window.
GGTTGGCTCCCGGCCTCAGGCAGGCCAGCGGGCCGACCGGGTAGGCGCAGCCGCGCTCCTTGACCTGGCCGGTCAGGTCGACGTCGGCAGCGGCCTCGGAGCCGTCGGGGTCCTCCCAGGCGGCGCCGGGGTACCAGGCACGTCCCAGGTCACGGCCCGCGACCGGAAGCGAGGCTGCCTGGCCGAAGGCCTCCGGCAGCTCGACGGCGAGCACGACACCGCCGCCCACGTCCTTGATGACAGCACGGACCTCCCCCAGGTGGGTCGCACGTGTCTCCGCCTCATATGCGGGGGCACCGTTGGCGTAGGCGTTGTCGCGCACGTGCACGGGAAGCGCTACCCCCTCGAAGCGCTGGTGGTCCCCCTGGGAGGGGTCGCTCACCTGGGCGAGGTAGGCGTCCACGCCGTGGGGATGGCCGTCAAGCAGCGCGGTGCCGTCGCTGATCCTGCGGTGGACGGGCGGGTTGACGAAGGCGGACTCCCCCACGGTGGACAGGAACAGGTTGGCGATGTAGCGGTCATCGCCACCACGGACGGCCGCGTAGCCAGCCACCTGCGTGGAGTGCGGCAGGTGGTAGGGGGTGGGACGCTCGATGACGGACTGATTGGCGACCACACCGAGCAGGAGGTTGTTGACGTAGGCCCCGCCCTGGGAGTGCCCCTCCAGGCTGACCGGAGAGGCGAGGACGTTGTGGTCCACCAGGTAGGGACCGTGGCTGACCTCGATGAACAGGTCGCGGGTGTTGCTGCGGTAGATGTTGCGGGTCACCCGTGCTCCCTGAGCCTGCCAGTCCAACCAGGTGCCCAGCGTGCAGTCCTCAATGAGGTTGTGGCGGATGACGGTGTCGATGGCGGCGTGCAGCTTGATGCCGGCGATCTCGTAGCCGTAGAACTCTCGCCTGGTGGCGACGTGGTGGATGTGGTTGTCCTCGATCACCGAGAACACGCAGCCCAGGTGCCCGACGACACCGGCCTGCCCGCAGTCGTGGATGTGGTTGCGGCGCACCACGTGCGAGCCGATCAGCTCCTTGGACCAGCCCACGCGAAGGGCGGAGAACACCGACTCCAGCTGGTACTGGTAGCCAGGCTTGTCCAGGCGCTCGGCGGCCCAGTTGGCGCCGGAGGAGTTCTCCTTGCCCAGCGACACGGCAGAGCACCTGGCGTCGTGGATGTCGCAGTCCTCGATCACCCAGCCCTTGGCCCAGTTAGGTCCGATCAGCCCCGGCTGGTCGGCTGTCGGCGGCGCCCAGGGGGTGGCCGCCTGCGCCAGCTCCAGGCCGCGCACCGTAATGTAGTCAATGTGGTGCATGTCCGGGTAGAAGACCGAGCGGCGCACGTTGACCTCGACCAGCACCTCGTTGGGGTCCACCTGGCCGAAGTTCGCCCACACGGTGGTGGCCTCCTCCCCGACCTCGGCGTACCAGACACGCTGGGTCCACTCGGGGTCACGCACCGGCTCCGGTGTACCGGTCCACTGGTCCACGTCCTGGGTCCGGCGCGGCGGGGCGTCCACCTCCTCACGGCTGGTGACCTCGTCCATGCCGCGCCCGTCCAGGTACACCTCACCCAGGTGCTTTCGCGGTGCCTGCCGGGACTCGTACACGATCCAGTCGCCCTCGACCTCCTCGGCAAAGGGGTTGAAGTCGCCGAACATGGCGTTGGGCAGGACAGCCCGCCACGCGGCGCCGTCCTCCCGCTCCCAGCCAGTCACGGGCTCAGAGCCCTTGACCACCGGGCGCTCACCAGGAGCGGCAGCGAAGGTTATCCGCTGGTCCTCGCCGCGACCCGCCCGCGGGGGCCGCACCCACTCACGGTAGGTACCGTCGTGGACGAGGACGGTGTCGCCGGGCATGGCCACGCGAGCGGCCCGGCTGATAGTGCGCAGCGGTGTGGCGGCGTCGCCGGAGGCGGTGTCGGAGCCAGCCGGGGACACGTGGATCACTGTGGGCATATGGATACTCGTTTCTGTTGCTGAGGGTGAGCCGGGGCGGTGTCCCCGCACCGAAGGTGGTTCGTTGCGGCTACCTACCGACGCCAGCCGTCAGTCCCGCCACCATCTGGCGGCGTCCCAGCGCGTAGGCGAGGACGAGCGGCAGGGCGGAGAGCACGACAGCGGCAAGGATGGCGGGCGTGTTGGAGGAGAAGGCTCCCTGGAAGCTCCACAGTGACAGCGGCAGGACACGCCTGTCTGCACTCTGGGTCAGCACCAGGGGGAAGAGGAAGCCGTTCCACACGTTGAGGGCGTCGTAGATCGCCACGGTCACGAGCGCGGGTCGGCACATGGGGGCGGCCAGGCGCCAGAGCATCTGCCAGTCCGTGGCCCCGTCAACCTTCATCGACTCGAACAGTTCGCGGGGCACGTCACGCAGGAAGTTCGTGAGGATGAGCACCGAGATCGGGATGGCGAAGGCGACCGAGG
Protein-coding sequences here:
- a CDS encoding right-handed parallel beta-helix repeat-containing protein, translating into MPTVIHVSPAGSDTASGDAATPLRTISRAARVAMPGDTVLVHDGTYREWVRPPRAGRGEDQRITFAAAPGERPVVKGSEPVTGWEREDGAAWRAVLPNAMFGDFNPFAEEVEGDWIVYESRQAPRKHLGEVYLDGRGMDEVTSREEVDAPPRRTQDVDQWTGTPEPVRDPEWTQRVWYAEVGEEATTVWANFGQVDPNEVLVEVNVRRSVFYPDMHHIDYITVRGLELAQAATPWAPPTADQPGLIGPNWAKGWVIEDCDIHDARCSAVSLGKENSSGANWAAERLDKPGYQYQLESVFSALRVGWSKELIGSHVVRRNHIHDCGQAGVVGHLGCVFSVIEDNHIHHVATRREFYGYEIAGIKLHAAIDTVIRHNLIEDCTLGTWLDWQAQGARVTRNIYRSNTRDLFIEVSHGPYLVDHNVLASPVSLEGHSQGGAYVNNLLLGVVANQSVIERPTPYHLPHSTQVAGYAAVRGGDDRYIANLFLSTVGESAFVNPPVHRRISDGTALLDGHPHGVDAYLAQVSDPSQGDHQRFEGVALPVHVRDNAYANGAPAYEAETRATHLGEVRAVIKDVGGGVVLAVELPEAFGQAASLPVAGRDLGRAWYPGAAWEDPDGSEAAADVDLTGQVKERGCAYPVGPLACLRPGANRLRLW